One Mycobacteroides abscessus ATCC 19977 genomic window carries:
- a CDS encoding type II secretion system F family protein has translation MTPQALVLLAAALLLVPQRYRRLDQPGMSPVRWTGKLVAAPLSALVLTALWLLPLSVVVSAVVVAGTGALRWRRRRRSRVESEELDCTASGLDVVVGELRVGAHPVRAFEIAAVELNGAAGEAFAAIAARARLGVNVDRALPRSVPARAQWNRITRSWSLAQRHGLAVADLLDACRADLQERQQFTARVNAGLAGPRATAVVLTGLPVAGIGLGQMIGARPLSVLCAGGVGGALLVVGVTLACAGLLWADAITGKALR, from the coding sequence ATGACGCCGCAGGCCTTAGTGCTGCTCGCCGCCGCGTTGCTTCTGGTGCCGCAAAGGTATCGGCGGCTGGACCAGCCCGGGATGAGTCCGGTGCGCTGGACGGGGAAGCTGGTGGCGGCACCGCTGAGTGCGCTGGTGCTGACGGCTCTGTGGCTACTGCCACTGTCGGTGGTCGTGTCGGCTGTCGTGGTGGCCGGGACCGGTGCCCTGCGGTGGCGTAGGCGCCGCAGATCTCGCGTCGAATCGGAGGAGTTGGACTGCACGGCGTCCGGGCTCGATGTAGTTGTCGGCGAACTCAGGGTCGGGGCGCATCCTGTGCGGGCCTTTGAGATCGCCGCGGTCGAGCTGAACGGCGCGGCCGGCGAGGCATTCGCGGCGATCGCGGCACGAGCCCGCTTGGGAGTGAACGTAGATCGGGCCCTGCCGAGATCCGTTCCGGCGAGAGCGCAATGGAATCGGATCACCCGTAGCTGGTCACTGGCCCAGCGTCATGGTCTCGCGGTTGCCGACCTCCTCGACGCGTGCAGGGCGGATTTGCAGGAAAGACAGCAGTTCACCGCGCGCGTGAACGCCGGACTCGCCGGTCCCCGTGCGACCGCGGTCGTGCTGACGGGTCTACCGGTCGCGGGAATCGGGCTGGGACAGATGATCGGAGCCAGACCCCTCAGCGTGCTGTGCGCGGGTGGCGTGGGCGGCGCGTTGCTCGTTGTAGGGGTGACGCTGGCGTGTGCCGGCCTGCTGTGGGCCGACGCGATCACCGGGAAGGCGTTGCGGTGA
- a CDS encoding type II secretion system F family protein produces the protein MIAALLMLAAAVLTAPGALRARARMSPHRLPASFERDDIEKGLLGMAFSLDMFGVCLRSGMPVATAALVVAAAAPVELARILRRAGEMLALGAPASTAWMDAGSPDDPGYEQRQALTRLARRSADSGVVMADGIASLAVQCRRDALDSAVATAERAGVLIGAPLGLCFLPSFICLGIVPVVMGLARDVFHSGVL, from the coding sequence GTGATCGCCGCGCTGCTGATGCTTGCCGCGGCGGTCTTGACCGCGCCCGGGGCATTGCGGGCCCGGGCGAGGATGTCACCCCATCGGCTTCCTGCTTCTTTCGAGCGGGACGACATCGAAAAGGGTTTGTTGGGAATGGCATTCAGCCTCGACATGTTCGGTGTGTGTCTGCGGTCCGGGATGCCCGTCGCGACCGCGGCACTGGTGGTGGCTGCCGCGGCACCGGTGGAGCTGGCCCGAATCCTCCGTCGAGCGGGGGAGATGCTTGCGCTGGGTGCACCGGCATCGACGGCATGGATGGACGCGGGCTCACCCGATGATCCGGGATACGAACAGCGCCAGGCGCTGACCAGACTGGCGCGGCGATCCGCCGACTCGGGAGTGGTCATGGCCGACGGCATCGCCTCATTGGCGGTGCAATGTCGTCGAGACGCGCTGGATTCCGCGGTGGCGACCGCGGAACGAGCCGGTGTGCTCATCGGGGCGCCACTGGGGCTGTGCTTTCTGCCATCTTTCATCTGCCTGGGCATCGTGCCTGTCGTCATGGGCTTGGCACGCGATGTGTTCCACAGCGGTGTGCTGT